The Pseudomonas orientalis genome contains a region encoding:
- a CDS encoding XdhC family protein: MDSVDLNVLRSVLEWRRAGQRVVLYSVVQTWGSAPRPPGAMLALRGDGVVIGSVSGGCIEDDLIARLQDGRLPDNGSPVQLVTYGVTRDEAARFGLPCGGTLRLTEERVDDWAWVAQLLARCEDHQIVARELDLATGKVTLSAASKTDVVTFDDQRLRAIYGPRWRLLLIGAGQLSRYVAEMARLLDFEVLICDPREEFVYGWEEHHGRFVPGMPDEAVLNIQTDERTAIVCLTHDPRLDDMALLTALNSSAFYIGALGSRVNSQKRRENLAALGLSAEAIARLHGPIGLHIGSHTPAEIALSLMAQIVAIKNGVQQAHKRSDAVVAG, translated from the coding sequence GTGGACAGTGTGGATCTGAATGTCCTGCGCAGCGTGCTTGAATGGCGCCGCGCCGGGCAACGTGTGGTGTTGTACAGCGTGGTGCAGACCTGGGGCAGCGCGCCGCGTCCACCGGGTGCGATGTTGGCCTTGCGTGGCGACGGGGTGGTGATCGGCTCGGTGTCCGGCGGCTGCATCGAGGATGACTTGATCGCGCGCTTGCAGGATGGCCGTTTGCCCGATAACGGCTCGCCCGTGCAGTTGGTGACCTACGGCGTCACCCGCGATGAGGCCGCGCGCTTTGGCCTGCCCTGCGGCGGCACCCTGCGCCTGACCGAAGAGCGGGTGGACGATTGGGCGTGGGTCGCGCAATTGCTGGCACGCTGTGAGGATCATCAAATTGTTGCGCGGGAGCTGGACCTGGCCACTGGCAAGGTGACCCTCAGCGCCGCGAGCAAGACCGATGTAGTCACCTTTGACGACCAGCGTCTGCGCGCCATCTATGGGCCACGCTGGCGCCTGCTGTTGATCGGCGCCGGGCAACTGTCGCGCTACGTCGCGGAAATGGCGCGCTTGCTCGATTTCGAAGTACTGATCTGCGACCCGCGTGAAGAGTTTGTGTATGGCTGGGAGGAACACCACGGCCGCTTCGTACCGGGCATGCCCGATGAAGCAGTGCTGAATATCCAGACCGACGAACGCACGGCGATTGTTTGTCTGACCCACGACCCACGCCTGGATGACATGGCCTTGCTCACGGCGTTGAATTCCAGCGCGTTCTACATTGGCGCCCTTGGTTCGCGGGTCAACAGTCAGAAGCGAAGGGAAAATCTGGCGGCGTTGGGATTGTCGGCAGAAGCCATTGCACGTTTGCATGGGCCCATCGGCTTGCACATCGGCAGCCATACGCCGGCGGAAATTGCCCTGTCGCTGATGGCGCAAATCGTCGCGATCAAGAACGGCGTGCAGCAGGCACATAAAAGATCGGATGCGGTGGTGGCCGGTTGA
- a CDS encoding dicarboxylate/amino acid:cation symporter encodes MTTRQPIYKSLYFQVIVAIVIGILLGHFYPQTGVALKPLGDGFIKLIKMVIAPIIFCTVVSGIAGMQSMKSVGKTGGYALLYFEVVSTIALLIGLIVVNVVQPGAGMHIDVATLDASKVAAYVTAGKDQSIVGFILNVIPNTIVGAFANGDILQVLMFSVIFGFALHRLGAYGKPVLDFIDRFAHVMFNIINMIMKLAPIGALGAMAFTIGAYGVGSLVQLGQLMICFYITCVLFVVVVLGAICRAHGFSVLKLIRYIREELLIVLGTSSSESALPRMLIKMERLGAKKSVVGLVIPTGYSFNLDGTSIYLTMAAVFIAQATDTHMDITHQITLLLVLLLSSKGAAGVTGSGFIVLAATLSAVGHLPVAGLALILGIDRFMSEARALTNLVGNAVATIVVAKWVKELDTDKLQSELASGGTGISETREIDDLGVAEGPAPVVK; translated from the coding sequence ATGACGACTCGTCAGCCAATCTACAAATCCCTGTATTTCCAGGTGATCGTCGCAATCGTTATCGGTATTTTGCTCGGTCACTTCTACCCGCAGACCGGCGTGGCCCTAAAACCACTGGGTGACGGCTTTATCAAGCTGATCAAAATGGTCATTGCCCCGATCATCTTCTGCACGGTGGTCAGCGGTATCGCCGGCATGCAAAGCATGAAATCGGTCGGCAAGACCGGCGGTTACGCGCTGCTGTACTTCGAAGTCGTTTCCACCATTGCGCTGCTTATCGGCCTGATCGTGGTCAACGTCGTGCAGCCGGGCGCCGGCATGCACATCGACGTGGCCACCCTGGACGCTTCGAAAGTCGCGGCCTACGTGACCGCCGGTAAAGACCAGAGCATCGTCGGCTTTATCCTCAATGTCATCCCCAACACCATCGTCGGCGCCTTCGCCAACGGCGACATCCTGCAAGTGCTGATGTTCTCGGTGATCTTCGGTTTCGCCCTGCACCGCCTGGGTGCCTACGGCAAGCCGGTGCTGGACTTCATCGATCGTTTCGCCCACGTGATGTTCAACATCATCAACATGATCATGAAGCTGGCGCCCATCGGTGCCCTGGGCGCCATGGCGTTCACCATCGGTGCCTACGGCGTAGGTTCCCTGGTGCAGTTGGGCCAGTTGATGATCTGCTTCTACATCACCTGTGTCCTGTTCGTGGTGGTGGTGCTGGGCGCCATCTGCCGCGCCCACGGCTTCAGCGTATTGAAGCTGATTCGCTACATCCGCGAAGAGCTGCTGATCGTGCTGGGTACTTCGTCTTCGGAATCCGCACTGCCGCGCATGCTGATCAAGATGGAGCGCCTGGGCGCGAAGAAATCCGTAGTTGGCCTGGTCATCCCGACCGGTTACTCGTTCAACCTGGACGGTACGTCCATCTACCTGACCATGGCCGCCGTGTTCATCGCTCAGGCGACCGACACCCATATGGACATCACCCACCAGATCACCCTGCTGCTGGTGCTGCTGCTGTCCTCCAAGGGCGCTGCAGGTGTGACCGGCTCGGGCTTCATCGTGCTGGCTGCCACCCTGTCGGCCGTCGGCCACCTGCCGGTTGCCGGCCTGGCGCTGATCTTGGGTATCGACCGCTTCATGTCCGAAGCCCGCGCGCTGACCAACCTGGTCGGTAACGCCGTTGCCACCATCGTCGTGGCCAAGTGGGTCAAGGAGCTGGACACCGACAAGCTGCAAAGCGAGCTGGCATCCGGCGGTACCGGTATCTCCGAAACCCGCGAAATCGACGACCTGGGCGTGGCCGAAGGCCCTGCACCTGTGGTCAAGTAA
- a CDS encoding AraC family transcriptional regulator, whose amino-acid sequence MRERTIASHFARAALGGARRAGYDYSGLLQQVGITPDLLSEPRARIAPEQFTRLLQMLWLALDDEYLGFAQAPSKRGTFAMMCHALIHCRTLGKALERGLLFYSLFPHGPRWQLTREGDSVRLSLDDSPLWDPDHFLSECMLVIWHRLGSWLIGQRIRLHQVTFSYPMPAHAGEYDLLFPCPQVFAAPSSSLVFPSRYLNLPLLQDERTLKHFLQRSPADLLSRPDEGDSLSSQLRRLLSRDRTPWPDLEAVAEHWHISPQTLRRHLREEGSSFQALKDELRRDIAIYHLGRADLSLQDIAEQLGFSEPSAFHRAFKKWTGLTPGAYRAQEG is encoded by the coding sequence ATGCGTGAACGCACCATCGCCAGTCACTTCGCCCGCGCTGCCCTGGGGGGCGCGCGTCGCGCCGGTTACGACTACTCGGGCCTGCTGCAGCAGGTGGGTATCACGCCCGACCTGCTGAGCGAACCCCGTGCGCGTATCGCTCCGGAGCAATTTACCCGGTTGCTGCAAATGCTCTGGTTGGCGCTGGATGACGAATACCTGGGTTTCGCCCAGGCGCCGAGCAAGCGCGGCACCTTCGCCATGATGTGTCACGCGCTGATTCACTGCCGCACGCTGGGGAAGGCACTGGAACGCGGCCTGTTATTTTACAGCCTGTTCCCCCACGGCCCACGCTGGCAACTGACACGCGAAGGCGACAGCGTTCGCTTGAGCCTGGACGACTCCCCCCTGTGGGACCCGGACCACTTTCTCAGTGAATGCATGCTGGTGATCTGGCATCGCCTGGGCAGTTGGTTGATCGGCCAGCGTATTCGGCTGCATCAGGTCACCTTCAGTTATCCGATGCCGGCCCACGCCGGTGAATACGACCTGCTGTTTCCATGCCCCCAGGTATTTGCGGCGCCGAGCAGCAGCCTGGTGTTTCCCAGCCGTTACCTGAACCTGCCGCTGCTGCAGGATGAACGCACCCTCAAACACTTTTTACAGCGCTCCCCCGCCGACTTGTTGTCTCGACCGGATGAGGGCGACAGCCTGAGCAGTCAACTGCGCCGCTTGCTGAGCCGTGATCGCACGCCCTGGCCGGACCTGGAGGCGGTCGCCGAGCACTGGCATATCAGTCCACAGACACTGCGCCGGCATTTGCGTGAAGAAGGCAGCAGTTTTCAGGCGCTGAAGGATGAGCTACGGCGCGATATCGCCATCTACCACCTGGGGCGAGCGGACTTATCCTTGCAGGACATTGCAGAACAGTTGGGGTTTTCGGAACCGTCGGCGTTTCATCGGGCGTTCAAGAAGTGGACCGGTTTGACGCCGGGGGCGTATCGCGCGCAGGAAGGTTAA
- a CDS encoding ATP-binding protein, protein MIRSLRVRLMLAAATLAVLFMLGLLPAMQGAFSLALQDSIEQRLASDVTTLISAARVENNRLLMPAQLPDERFNLTDSRLLGYIYDREGHLVWRSRATQEENINYKPRYDGRGNEFARIREANGQEFFVYDVEVRLLGGKSAAFSIVALQPVREYQLTLEGLRENLYLGFGAALLVLLTLLWLGLTWGLQALRRLSQELDQIEGGTRESLSEEHPRELLRLTGSLNRLLHSEREQRARYRDSLDDLAHSLKTPLAVLQGVSEDMAQRPEERSQAWVLQSQIERMSQQIGYQLQRASLRKSGLVRHQVRLEPVLQSLCDTLDKVYRDKRVTVSLDLPDACDVPIEKGALLEMLGNLLENAYRLCVKQVRISLVEHLDGSELCIEDDGPGVPPDQRARILQRGERLDRQHPGQGIGLAVVKDIIESYHARLTLGDSALGGAAFRIHFPAL, encoded by the coding sequence TTGATTCGCTCGCTCCGTGTGCGCCTGATGCTGGCCGCCGCCACCCTGGCGGTGCTGTTCATGCTGGGCTTGTTGCCCGCCATGCAAGGTGCTTTCAGCCTGGCGCTGCAGGATTCCATCGAGCAGCGCCTTGCGTCGGATGTCACCACACTGATCTCTGCGGCACGCGTGGAAAATAACCGGCTGCTCATGCCGGCGCAGTTGCCCGATGAGCGTTTCAATCTGACCGACAGTCGCCTGCTCGGCTACATCTATGACCGGGAAGGCCACCTGGTATGGCGCTCGCGGGCGACCCAGGAAGAAAACATCAATTACAAGCCGCGCTACGATGGGCGCGGCAACGAATTTGCGCGCATTCGCGAAGCCAACGGCCAGGAGTTCTTCGTCTACGACGTCGAGGTCCGTCTGTTGGGCGGCAAGAGCGCGGCTTTCAGCATCGTCGCCTTGCAACCGGTGCGTGAATACCAACTGACCCTCGAAGGCCTGCGCGAGAATCTCTACCTGGGGTTCGGCGCGGCGTTGCTGGTGCTGTTGACGCTGCTCTGGCTCGGCCTGACCTGGGGGCTGCAGGCCCTGCGGCGCCTGAGCCAGGAGCTGGACCAGATCGAAGGCGGCACCCGCGAAAGCCTCAGCGAAGAGCATCCCCGGGAACTGTTGCGCCTCACCGGTTCCCTCAACCGTTTGCTGCACAGCGAGCGTGAGCAGCGGGCGCGCTACCGCGACTCCCTGGATGACTTGGCCCATAGCCTGAAAACCCCGCTGGCGGTATTGCAGGGTGTGAGCGAAGACATGGCCCAGCGCCCCGAAGAACGCAGCCAGGCGTGGGTGCTGCAATCTCAGATCGAGCGCATGAGCCAGCAGATCGGCTACCAATTGCAGCGCGCCAGCCTGCGCAAGAGCGGCCTGGTCCGCCACCAGGTCCGCCTGGAGCCGGTGCTGCAAAGCCTGTGTGACACGTTGGACAAGGTCTACCGGGACAAGCGCGTCACCGTGTCCCTCGACCTGCCGGACGCGTGCGACGTGCCCATCGAGAAAGGCGCCCTGCTCGAGATGCTCGGCAACCTGCTGGAAAACGCCTACCGCCTATGCGTCAAGCAGGTCCGTATCAGCCTTGTGGAACACCTGGACGGCAGTGAACTGTGCATCGAAGACGACGGCCCCGGTGTGCCACCGGACCAGCGCGCACGGATTCTGCAGCGTGGTGAGCGGCTTGATCGTCAGCATCCGGGGCAGGGCATCGGGTTGGCGGTGGTCAAGGACATCATCGAGAGCTATCACGCGCGGTTGACCCTGGGTGATTCGGCGCTGGGGGGCGCGGCGTTCAGGATTCACTTTCCGGCCTTGTGA
- a CDS encoding response regulator, with amino-acid sequence MKLLVVEDEALLRHHLFTRLTDSGHVVEAVANAEEALYQTGQFNHDLAIIDLGLPGMGGLDLIRQLRTQAKTFPILILTARGNWQDKVEGLAAGADDYVVKPFQFEELEARMNALLRRSSGFTQSTIVAGPLLLDLNRKQASLDEQPLALTAYEYRILEYLMRHHQQVVAKDRLMEQLYPDDDERDPNVIEVLVGRLRRKLEGPAGFKPIDTVRGLGYLFNERCR; translated from the coding sequence ATGAAATTGCTGGTGGTGGAAGATGAGGCGCTGTTGCGTCATCACCTGTTTACCCGCCTGACCGACAGCGGCCACGTCGTCGAAGCCGTGGCCAATGCCGAGGAAGCCCTGTACCAGACCGGCCAATTCAACCACGACCTGGCGATCATCGACCTGGGGCTGCCCGGCATGGGCGGCCTGGACCTGATCCGGCAACTGCGCACCCAGGCCAAGACCTTTCCGATCCTGATCCTGACCGCCCGCGGCAACTGGCAGGACAAAGTCGAAGGCCTGGCTGCCGGTGCCGACGACTACGTGGTCAAACCGTTCCAGTTCGAAGAGCTGGAGGCGCGGATGAACGCCTTGCTGCGCCGCTCCAGCGGTTTCACCCAGTCCACCATCGTCGCCGGGCCCCTGCTGCTGGACCTCAATCGCAAGCAAGCCTCGCTGGACGAACAACCGCTGGCGCTGACCGCCTACGAGTACCGCATCCTCGAATACCTGATGCGCCATCATCAACAGGTGGTGGCCAAGGACCGTTTGATGGAGCAGCTCTATCCCGATGACGACGAGCGCGACCCGAACGTCATCGAAGTGCTGGTCGGCCGCTTGCGCCGCAAACTGGAAGGCCCGGCCGGGTTCAAGCCGATCGACACCGTGCGCGGCCTGGGCTACCTGTTCAATGAGCGCTGCCGTTGA
- a CDS encoding 4'-phosphopantetheinyl transferase family protein: MTPLPACCTPLDAHWPLPAPLPGTVFLSTRFDPALLNPGDFQRSAVPPPASIQRSVAKRQAEFLAGRLCAREALRRLDNLDCVPAIGEDRAPIWPAHISGSITHSTGHAAAIVAHKAQWRGLGMDLENLLTLERAQRLAGEILTPDEMQRMASLPREHTALLVTLTFSIKESLFKALYPLVHKRFYFEHAEVVEWSQAGHVRLRLLTELSSEWCHGKELEGQFGVAGEQLLSLVAVGA, translated from the coding sequence ATGACGCCCCTACCCGCCTGCTGTACCCCACTCGATGCCCATTGGCCGCTGCCTGCTCCCTTGCCGGGCACGGTGTTCCTGAGCACGCGATTCGACCCGGCCTTATTGAACCCCGGTGATTTCCAGCGCAGCGCCGTGCCGCCACCGGCGAGCATCCAGCGTTCGGTGGCCAAGCGCCAGGCGGAATTCCTCGCCGGCCGCCTGTGCGCCCGCGAAGCGCTGCGGCGACTCGATAACCTCGATTGCGTGCCGGCCATCGGCGAAGACCGCGCGCCGATCTGGCCAGCGCACATCAGTGGCTCCATTACCCACAGCACCGGCCACGCCGCGGCGATCGTCGCGCACAAGGCGCAGTGGCGCGGGCTGGGAATGGACCTGGAGAACCTGCTGACGCTGGAACGGGCGCAACGCCTGGCGGGTGAGATACTTACTCCCGATGAAATGCAACGAATGGCCAGCCTGCCGCGCGAGCACACCGCCCTGCTGGTGACGCTGACATTTTCGATCAAGGAGAGTCTGTTCAAGGCGCTCTACCCGCTCGTGCACAAGCGCTTTTATTTTGAGCATGCCGAAGTGGTGGAATGGTCGCAGGCCGGGCATGTGCGGCTGCGGTTGCTCACGGAGCTGTCCAGTGAGTGGTGCCATGGCAAGGAATTGGAGGGGCAATTTGGGGTGGCGGGGGAGCAGTTGTTGAGTCTGGTGGCGGTTGGCGCCTGA
- a CDS encoding ATP-binding protein, translated as MNSIFLRIYGGMCAALILVALLGVLALHLLNDVRSGQYRERLAHGTFALMGDNLRPMSAIERQRALAVWERLLGIPLQLRTFADAQLDMSQRKRLQRGQVLVEQTGPHAARVLRLVSEQEQWVLTGEVQQISEQLARATIYLLADELVRFPVAEQPQRLADLKQAKGFGFEMHLMTLDQADMDDDQRRRVAEGDTVMALGKGGDSIRVFAGMVGTPWVLEIGPLYQMNPYPAQWLILIALIGLTLIGLIVYLLVRQLERRLKGLEAAATRIAKGNLEVRVPARGVDSVGRLAAAFNGMAEHLQQLLAIQRELVRAVSHELRTPVARLRFGLEMLGDATTAEARRKYLEGMDGDIQDLDGLVDEMLTYARLEQGAPALDFQRVDLDALLDQVIGELSPLRPQVSVTRGIYPSSAHREDAWVDAEPRYLHRALQNLVSNAMRHAKGQVLISYQVGQVRCRIDVEDDGPGIPESAWERVFTPFLRLDDSRTRASGGHGLGLSIVRRIIYWHGGRALISKSNNLGGACFSLSWPREQGKP; from the coding sequence GTGAACTCGATCTTCCTGCGCATCTACGGCGGCATGTGCGCCGCGCTGATCCTGGTCGCGCTGCTGGGGGTGCTGGCCCTGCACTTGCTCAACGATGTGCGCAGCGGCCAATACCGCGAGCGCCTGGCCCATGGCACGTTCGCGTTGATGGGCGACAATCTGCGGCCCATGAGCGCCATCGAACGCCAGCGCGCATTGGCGGTGTGGGAGCGATTGCTGGGCATTCCGTTGCAGTTGCGCACCTTCGCCGACGCGCAGCTGGACATGAGCCAGCGCAAGCGCCTGCAACGTGGCCAGGTCCTGGTGGAGCAGACGGGGCCCCATGCTGCGCGGGTACTGCGTCTGGTCAGCGAACAGGAGCAATGGGTGCTCACCGGCGAAGTGCAGCAGATCAGCGAGCAATTGGCCCGCGCCACTATCTACCTGCTGGCCGACGAACTGGTGCGGTTTCCGGTGGCCGAGCAGCCGCAACGCCTGGCTGACCTCAAGCAGGCCAAGGGCTTTGGTTTCGAGATGCACCTGATGACCCTCGACCAGGCCGATATGGACGACGACCAGCGCCGTCGCGTGGCCGAAGGCGATACGGTGATGGCCCTGGGCAAGGGCGGTGATTCGATCCGTGTGTTTGCCGGCATGGTCGGCACGCCGTGGGTGCTGGAGATCGGCCCGCTGTATCAAATGAACCCGTACCCGGCGCAATGGCTGATCCTGATCGCGCTGATCGGCCTGACCCTGATCGGTCTGATCGTCTACCTGTTGGTGCGCCAGCTCGAGCGCCGGCTCAAGGGGCTGGAGGCGGCGGCCACGCGCATCGCCAAGGGCAACCTGGAGGTTCGCGTACCGGCGCGAGGCGTCGACTCGGTGGGGCGGTTGGCGGCGGCGTTCAACGGCATGGCCGAGCACTTGCAGCAGTTGCTGGCGATTCAGCGTGAACTGGTGCGCGCAGTGTCCCACGAGCTGCGCACGCCGGTGGCGCGCCTGCGCTTCGGCCTGGAGATGCTGGGCGACGCCACCACCGCCGAGGCCCGGCGCAAATACCTGGAGGGCATGGACGGCGATATCCAGGACCTCGATGGCCTGGTCGATGAGATGCTCACTTATGCCCGCCTGGAACAGGGCGCGCCGGCGTTGGACTTCCAGCGCGTCGACCTCGATGCGTTGCTTGATCAGGTGATCGGCGAATTGTCGCCACTGCGCCCGCAGGTCAGCGTCACCCGGGGGATTTACCCGTCATCGGCGCATCGGGAGGACGCCTGGGTCGATGCCGAGCCCCGCTACCTGCACCGCGCCCTGCAGAACCTGGTCAGCAATGCCATGCGCCACGCCAAGGGCCAGGTGTTGATCAGTTATCAGGTAGGCCAGGTGCGTTGCCGTATCGACGTGGAGGACGATGGCCCCGGCATACCGGAAAGCGCCTGGGAACGTGTGTTCACCCCGTTCCTGCGCCTGGACGACAGCCGCACCCGCGCCTCGGGCGGGCACGGCCTGGGGTTATCGATTGTGCGGCGGATTATCTATTGGCATGGCGGGCGGGCGTTGATCAGCAAGAGCAACAACCTGGGCGGGGCGTGTTTCAGTCTGAGTTGGCCCAGAGAACAGGGGAAACCCTGA
- a CDS encoding response regulator — translation MGQDPWQVLIVEDDERLAELTREYLESNGLRVSVENDGALAAARIIAEQPDLVILDLMLPGEDGLSICRTVRQRYDGVILMLTARTDDMDQVLGLDMGADDYVCKPVRPRLLLARIQALLRRSEPAAAVVVEHQRRLQFGPLVVDNALREAWLHQGGIELTSAEFDLLWLLVANAGRILTREEIFIALRGVGYDGQDRSIDVRISRIRPKIGDDPIHPRLIKTIRSKGYLFVPEAAADMPL, via the coding sequence ATGGGACAGGATCCCTGGCAGGTATTGATCGTCGAGGATGACGAACGTTTGGCCGAGCTGACCCGCGAATACCTGGAGAGCAACGGCCTGCGCGTGTCGGTGGAGAACGACGGTGCCCTGGCGGCGGCGCGCATCATCGCCGAGCAGCCTGACTTGGTGATCCTCGACCTGATGCTGCCGGGCGAAGACGGCCTGAGCATCTGCCGCACGGTACGCCAGCGCTATGACGGTGTGATCCTGATGCTGACGGCGCGCACCGATGACATGGACCAGGTGCTCGGCCTGGACATGGGCGCCGATGACTACGTGTGCAAACCCGTGCGCCCGCGCCTGTTGCTGGCACGTATCCAGGCCTTGCTGCGGCGCAGCGAACCGGCGGCAGCGGTGGTGGTGGAGCACCAGCGCCGCCTGCAGTTCGGCCCGTTGGTGGTGGACAACGCCTTGCGCGAGGCCTGGCTGCACCAGGGCGGCATCGAACTGACCAGTGCCGAGTTCGACCTGCTGTGGCTGTTGGTGGCCAATGCCGGGCGTATTCTCACGCGTGAAGAAATTTTCATCGCCTTGCGCGGCGTCGGTTACGACGGCCAGGATCGGTCGATTGACGTGCGCATCTCACGTATCCGCCCCAAGATCGGCGATGACCCGATCCACCCGCGCTTGATCAAGACTATCCGCAGCAAAGGCTACCTGTTTGTGCCCGAAGCCGCTGCCGACATGCCACTGTGA